Proteins encoded by one window of Blautia luti:
- the rsmD gene encoding 16S rRNA (guanine(966)-N(2))-methyltransferase RsmD, which produces MRVIAGKARRLNLKTIPGLETRPTTDRIKETLFNILQPELLECRFLDLFAGSGGIGIEALSRGADLAVFVEKNPKAAACIKENLAFTKLAEGGKLLNMDVLQALRSLEGKGAFDIIFMDPPYNKELERQVLEYLQDSTVADENTLIIVEADLETDFSYAEGLGYKQLRSKEYKTNKHVFLMRA; this is translated from the coding sequence ATGAGAGTAATAGCAGGAAAAGCAAGAAGACTGAATTTAAAAACGATTCCGGGCCTGGAAACAAGGCCTACTACGGATCGTATTAAAGAAACTCTGTTTAATATTTTACAGCCTGAACTTCTGGAATGCAGGTTTCTGGATCTCTTTGCAGGAAGCGGCGGGATCGGTATTGAGGCACTGAGCCGAGGGGCTGATCTGGCAGTATTTGTGGAGAAGAATCCGAAAGCTGCCGCCTGCATTAAAGAAAATCTTGCATTTACAAAACTGGCGGAAGGTGGTAAACTGCTGAACATGGACGTGCTGCAGGCACTTCGTTCTCTGGAGGGCAAGGGTGCATTTGATATCATCTTTATGGATCCGCCGTATAATAAAGAACTGGAACGTCAGGTACTGGAATATCTTCAGGACAGTACAGTGGCAGATGAGAATACGCTGATCATAGTAGAAGCAGACCTTGAAACAGACTTCAGTTATGCAGAAGGTCTGGGATATAAGCAGCTCCGTTCAAAAGAATATAAAACAAATAAGCATGTATTTCTGATGCGTGCGTAA
- the coaD gene encoding pantetheine-phosphate adenylyltransferase, translating to MKIAVYPGSFDPATYGHLDVIRRAAVSFDKVIVGVLHNSSKSPLFSVEERVNILEKATKDIPNVEVKAFEGLSVNFARENKAQVIIRGLRAVTDFEYELQMAQTNRVLAPDVDTVFLTTSLEYAYLSSTIMKEVANFDGDLSKFAPKEITDAVIEKLHADKQRK from the coding sequence ATGAAAATAGCAGTTTATCCAGGAAGCTTTGACCCTGCCACTTACGGGCACCTTGATGTGATCAGGAGGGCAGCAGTTTCTTTTGACAAAGTCATCGTGGGCGTTTTGCACAATTCTTCAAAAAGTCCGTTGTTTTCTGTGGAGGAACGTGTTAATATATTAGAAAAGGCGACGAAAGACATCCCGAATGTAGAAGTAAAGGCATTTGAGGGTCTTTCTGTGAATTTTGCCAGAGAAAATAAGGCTCAGGTGATCATCCGCGGGCTGCGTGCTGTTACAGATTTCGAATATGAGCTGCAGATGGCTCAGACGAATCGTGTACTCGCGCCTGATGTGGATACGGTATTTCTGACTACAAGCCTGGAATATGCGTATCTGAGTTCCACTATTATGAAAGAAGTTGCGAACTTCGACGGAGATCTGAGTAAATTTGCACCGAAGGAAATAACTGATGCAGTTATCGAGAAGCTTCATGCGGATAAACAGAGAAAATAA
- a CDS encoding ATPase, protein MSSRIEQIIGEIEEYVESCKFQPLSTTKIVVNKEEIEELLRELRLKTPDEIKRYQKIINNKDAILEDAQSKADALIADAQAKAQELVTQHEIMQKAYAQANDTINAANKQAQEILDSATQDANSIRLSAITYTDDMMANIGNVLNTTLDDAGVKYKSFIDALQSCVDVVNHNRQELAPQTAQAAAITGSYHDDEDKNVEDDLLDDLGEN, encoded by the coding sequence ATGAGCAGCAGAATTGAACAGATTATCGGTGAAATCGAGGAATATGTAGAGAGCTGTAAATTCCAGCCGTTATCTACTACCAAGATTGTCGTTAATAAAGAAGAGATCGAGGAGCTCTTAAGAGAACTTCGTCTGAAAACTCCTGATGAGATCAAACGTTATCAGAAGATCATCAATAATAAAGATGCCATCCTCGAGGATGCACAGTCCAAGGCAGACGCCCTGATCGCAGATGCACAGGCGAAGGCGCAGGAACTTGTAACACAGCACGAGATCATGCAGAAAGCATATGCACAGGCTAATGACACCATCAATGCAGCGAACAAGCAGGCACAGGAGATCCTTGATTCTGCAACACAGGACGCTAACAGTATCCGTCTCAGCGCTATCACCTATACAGATGATATGATGGCGAACATTGGCAATGTGCTGAACACAACATTAGATGATGCAGGTGTGAAATATAAATCCTTTATTGATGCTCTGCAGAGCTGTGTGGACGTTGTAAATCACAACCGTCAGGAACTTGCTCCGCAGACAGCACAGGCAGCAGCCATCACAGGATCTTATCATGATGATGAAGATAAGAATGTAGAGGATGACCTGTTAGATGATCTTGGAGAGAACTAA
- a CDS encoding aminoacyl-histidine dipeptidase yields MAVLENCEPKRVFHYFEEICKIPHGSGNTKQISDYLVQFAKDHGLKYVQDEMNNVVIYKPGTKGYENAPTVILQGHMDMVCEKRPDVEHDFTKDGLNLSVEGDYVSANGTTLGGDDGIAVAYGLAVLESDTIAHPPLEVFITVDEEIGLLGAVGFDCSVLKGRRFINLDSEAEGSLWISCAGGLSGVSHLPVARVEAKGQKLNVKIAGLMGGHSGAEIDKNRANANALLGTFLYGLKKKADYELISVQGGQKDNAITRESVAELLTDAENAETVKAYAVQMQEAWREEYAGTDEGITVQVTDEGEKEVRVLHPTSKEKVVFYLMNVPYGIRKMSGTISGLVETSSNIGILTTSEDEVMASSSIRSSVETARDALSDKIEYLTEFLGGEYERQGVYPAWEYRKESPLRDKMVEIYEEMYGEKPNVVAIHAGLECGLFYKKMDNLDCVSLGPDMKDIHTSEEVLSISSTERVWKYLVKVLEALKD; encoded by the coding sequence ATGGCAGTATTAGAGAACTGTGAACCGAAAAGAGTATTTCATTATTTCGAGGAGATCTGCAAGATTCCACACGGTTCAGGAAATACAAAACAGATCAGTGACTATCTGGTACAGTTTGCGAAAGACCACGGACTGAAATACGTTCAGGATGAAATGAACAATGTAGTAATCTATAAGCCGGGAACAAAGGGCTATGAGAATGCACCTACTGTAATCCTGCAGGGACATATGGACATGGTATGTGAGAAGCGTCCGGATGTAGAACATGATTTCACGAAGGATGGCCTGAATCTTTCTGTAGAAGGAGATTATGTATCTGCGAACGGAACCACACTGGGCGGCGATGACGGAATTGCTGTGGCATACGGACTTGCTGTTCTGGAAAGTGATACCATTGCACATCCTCCTCTGGAAGTATTTATCACAGTAGATGAGGAAATCGGTCTTCTGGGTGCTGTAGGATTTGACTGCAGTGTGCTGAAGGGAAGAAGATTCATCAACCTTGATTCCGAAGCAGAAGGAAGTCTCTGGATCAGCTGCGCAGGAGGACTCAGCGGAGTCAGCCACCTTCCTGTAGCCAGAGTGGAAGCCAAAGGACAGAAACTGAATGTAAAGATCGCAGGTCTTATGGGCGGACATTCCGGAGCTGAAATTGATAAAAACCGTGCAAATGCCAACGCTCTTCTGGGAACTTTCCTGTATGGACTGAAGAAAAAAGCAGACTATGAGCTGATCAGCGTGCAGGGTGGACAGAAGGACAATGCGATCACCAGAGAGTCTGTGGCAGAACTTCTGACAGATGCTGAGAATGCAGAAACTGTAAAAGCATATGCTGTTCAGATGCAGGAAGCATGGAGAGAAGAATACGCAGGAACAGATGAAGGGATCACAGTACAGGTGACTGACGAAGGTGAGAAAGAAGTCAGGGTTCTTCATCCAACCAGCAAAGAAAAAGTGGTATTCTACCTGATGAATGTACCTTACGGTATCCGTAAGATGAGTGGAACCATTTCCGGACTGGTAGAGACATCTTCCAATATCGGAATCCTGACTACGTCTGAAGATGAAGTTATGGCAAGCTCCAGCATTCGAAGCTCTGTGGAGACAGCACGTGATGCGCTGTCTGATAAGATCGAATACCTGACAGAATTCCTTGGCGGAGAATATGAGAGACAGGGTGTTTATCCTGCATGGGAATACCGCAAGGAATCACCTCTTCGTGATAAGATGGTAGAGATCTATGAAGAAATGTACGGAGAGAAGCCAAACGTAGTAGCCATTCATGCAGGACTGGAATGCGGTCTGTTCTATAAGAAGATGGACAATCTGGACTGTGTTTCCCTGGGACCGGATATGAAGGATATTCATACATCAGAAGAAGTTCTCAGTATTTCTTCCACAGAACGTGTATGGAAGTATCTGGTAAAAGTTCTCGAAGCATTAAAAGACTGA
- a CDS encoding M23 family metallopeptidase has product MRKNILILCVMIPILVIMTDILMKRSQVSCLSENTCETAEFREQHLSGRLYEELSGSGNFADDLTVTMLHGKFSPDEIWTDSVLYRKYKPTEYFRLRKAYQAVWLDLKYFPIADNGHSGDKISFENTYGAPRTYGGRRIHEGCDLFGEKKQSGYYPVLSMTDGTVEKIGWLPLGGYRIGIRASYGGYFYYAHLSGYEKEFKEGDPVEAGEILGYMGNTGYGEEGTAAMFPVHLHLGIYIETPNHKELSVNPYWVLKAISKKIRNCSY; this is encoded by the coding sequence ATGCGTAAAAATATTCTGATCCTGTGTGTGATGATTCCCATACTGGTGATAATGACAGATATCCTGATGAAAAGAAGCCAGGTATCCTGCCTGTCCGAAAATACCTGTGAAACAGCAGAATTCAGGGAACAGCATCTGTCGGGGAGGCTTTATGAGGAACTGTCAGGTTCCGGGAATTTCGCAGATGATCTTACAGTGACCATGCTCCACGGGAAATTCTCTCCCGATGAAATATGGACAGATTCTGTCCTGTACAGAAAATACAAACCAACGGAATACTTCCGGCTGAGAAAAGCTTATCAGGCAGTGTGGCTTGATCTGAAATACTTTCCCATAGCGGATAACGGACATTCCGGAGATAAAATAAGTTTCGAAAATACTTACGGAGCGCCCAGGACTTACGGCGGGCGGCGGATTCATGAAGGCTGTGACCTTTTCGGTGAGAAGAAGCAGTCCGGCTATTATCCTGTCCTTTCCATGACAGACGGAACTGTGGAAAAGATCGGATGGCTTCCATTAGGAGGTTACAGGATCGGTATTCGCGCTTCTTACGGCGGGTACTTTTATTATGCACATCTGTCCGGCTATGAGAAGGAATTTAAAGAAGGCGATCCGGTAGAAGCAGGGGAGATCCTGGGATATATGGGGAATACTGGATACGGAGAAGAAGGAACTGCTGCCATGTTTCCGGTACATCTTCACCTGGGAATTTATATTGAAACACCAAACCATAAAGAATTGAGCGTGAACCCATACTGGGTCCTGAAAGCTATTTCTAAAAAAATCAGAAACTGTTCATATTAG
- a CDS encoding GTP pyrophosphokinase, with product MEIQLWRSILCPYELAVRELEVKFNHIIEECKENDIYCPIEQVEGRVKSVSSILEKMQRKHIPMERMEEEVEDIAGVRIICQFEEDIETVASLIQKRSDMIIKSEKNYLKHIKQSGYRSYHLIIYYTVDTVKGPKKLQAEIQIRTMAMNFWATIEHSLQYKYKGDMPEHVAERLSKAADAINALDREMSSVRNEIMDAQNSSQMQSNLVKDILINIENLYKLANKREIMKIQDEFLRVFRTKDLQQLERFHRQLDIISEGYRAQAVYHHV from the coding sequence ATGGAAATACAGTTATGGAGAAGCATTTTATGCCCGTATGAACTGGCTGTGAGAGAGCTGGAAGTGAAATTTAATCATATTATTGAGGAATGTAAAGAAAATGATATATACTGCCCCATCGAACAGGTAGAAGGCAGAGTGAAAAGTGTAAGCAGCATTCTGGAGAAAATGCAGCGCAAACATATCCCCATGGAGCGCATGGAAGAAGAGGTGGAGGATATTGCAGGCGTGCGTATTATCTGCCAGTTTGAAGAAGATATTGAGACAGTTGCTTCTCTGATCCAGAAAAGAAGCGACATGATCATAAAAAGTGAGAAAAATTATCTGAAACATATCAAACAGAGCGGATACAGAAGTTACCATCTGATCATTTATTACACGGTAGATACAGTAAAAGGCCCCAAGAAACTTCAGGCGGAAATCCAGATCCGTACCATGGCCATGAATTTCTGGGCTACCATCGAGCATTCCCTTCAGTACAAATATAAAGGGGATATGCCGGAACATGTAGCAGAGCGTTTGAGTAAAGCCGCAGATGCGATCAATGCCCTTGACAGAGAGATGTCTTCTGTAAGAAATGAGATCATGGATGCACAGAATTCCTCCCAGATGCAGTCCAATCTGGTGAAAGATATCCTGATCAATATCGAGAATCTTTACAAGCTGGCTAACAAGAGGGAGATCATGAAGATCCAGGACGAATTCCTGCGAGTGTTCAGAACCAAAGATCTCCAGCAGCTGGAGCGCTTCCACAGACAGCTTGACATTATCTCAGAGGGTTACCGTGCGCAGGCTGTATATCACCATGTATGA
- a CDS encoding YgiQ family radical SAM protein produces MQDFLPVNKKEMKERGWEQADFVYVIGDAYVDHPSFGAAIISRLLESRGYKVGIISQPDWRKKESIQVFGEPRLGFLVTAGNMDSMVNHYTVSKKHRQKDSYSPGGQMGLRPDRAAIVYSNLIRQTYKHTPIILGGIEASLRRMAHYDYWENKVKHSILIDSGADLISYGMGEHSIIEIAESLESGIPVEEITYIAGTVFKCKDLDRVYEPIVLPSYEEVKEDKKTYADSFAIQYQNTDPFSARPMAEFYGSRGYVVQNPPALPLSQEEMDDVYALPYTERVHPMYEKQGGIPALEEIKFSLTSNRGCFGGCNFCALTFHQGRILQTRSHESLIEEAERMTRDPEFKGYIHDVGGPTADFRQPSCQKQLTKGVCKNRQCLFPEPCKNLKVDHSDYVTLLRKLRQIPGVKKVFIRSGVRFDYVVADRDKTFLNELVEHHVSGQLRVAPEHVSDQVLKYMGKPCHSVYEEFLREYDKANKRTGRQQYAVPYFMSSHPGCTMKEAVKLAEYVRDLGFTPEQVQDFYPTPSTLSTCMYYTGIHPLTGEKVYVPRNPHEKAIQRALMQYKNPENRELVLEGLKLAGRMDLVGYGPKCLIRPIREKQEKKNGNDRRNQNRKTIRNVHKKNPKGGRR; encoded by the coding sequence ATGCAGGATTTTTTACCGGTAAATAAAAAAGAAATGAAAGAGAGGGGATGGGAACAGGCAGACTTTGTCTACGTGATAGGGGATGCCTATGTGGACCATCCTTCCTTTGGTGCGGCCATTATCAGCAGACTGTTGGAAAGCCGCGGATATAAAGTGGGGATCATCAGTCAGCCGGACTGGAGAAAGAAAGAGAGTATACAGGTATTCGGCGAACCCAGGCTGGGATTTCTGGTTACAGCCGGAAATATGGATTCCATGGTCAATCATTACACTGTGTCGAAGAAGCACAGACAGAAGGATTCCTATTCCCCGGGAGGGCAGATGGGACTTCGTCCGGACAGGGCTGCTATTGTATACAGCAACCTGATCCGTCAGACCTATAAACATACTCCCATCATTCTGGGCGGTATTGAGGCAAGCCTCAGACGTATGGCACATTATGACTACTGGGAGAATAAAGTCAAACACAGTATACTGATCGATTCCGGAGCAGACCTGATCTCCTACGGAATGGGAGAACATTCCATTATAGAGATAGCAGAATCCCTGGAGAGCGGGATTCCGGTGGAAGAGATCACCTATATCGCAGGAACTGTTTTCAAGTGTAAAGATCTGGACCGTGTGTACGAGCCCATTGTTCTTCCTTCTTATGAAGAAGTAAAAGAGGACAAAAAGACCTACGCGGACAGCTTTGCCATACAATACCAGAATACGGACCCGTTCAGCGCCAGACCAATGGCGGAATTTTACGGAAGCAGGGGATATGTGGTACAGAATCCTCCGGCACTGCCGCTGTCGCAGGAGGAAATGGATGATGTCTATGCACTTCCCTATACAGAAAGAGTTCATCCCATGTATGAGAAACAGGGCGGGATCCCGGCACTGGAAGAGATTAAATTCAGCCTGACGAGCAACAGAGGATGCTTCGGAGGTTGTAATTTCTGTGCCCTGACATTTCATCAGGGAAGGATCCTGCAGACCAGAAGCCATGAATCCCTGATCGAAGAGGCTGAGCGTATGACAAGGGATCCTGAATTTAAAGGATACATTCACGATGTAGGCGGGCCTACTGCTGATTTCCGTCAGCCATCCTGTCAGAAACAGCTGACCAAGGGAGTATGTAAGAACAGACAGTGCCTTTTCCCGGAACCATGTAAGAACCTGAAGGTGGATCATTCAGACTATGTGACACTGCTTCGCAAACTGCGCCAGATCCCGGGAGTTAAGAAAGTATTTATCCGCTCCGGTGTCCGCTTTGACTATGTGGTGGCAGACAGGGACAAAACATTTCTGAATGAACTTGTGGAACATCATGTCAGCGGCCAGCTCCGTGTGGCACCGGAACATGTATCTGATCAGGTACTGAAATATATGGGGAAACCCTGCCACAGTGTTTATGAAGAGTTTCTGCGGGAGTATGATAAGGCAAATAAAAGGACAGGCAGACAGCAGTATGCAGTGCCCTACTTTATGTCTTCCCATCCGGGCTGTACCATGAAAGAGGCTGTGAAGCTGGCGGAATATGTAAGAGATCTGGGATTTACCCCGGAACAGGTGCAGGATTTTTACCCTACACCATCCACTCTTTCTACCTGTATGTATTATACAGGGATCCATCCCCTCACAGGCGAAAAGGTATATGTGCCCAGAAATCCCCATGAAAAAGCCATCCAGCGTGCACTGATGCAGTACAAGAATCCTGAAAACAGAGAACTGGTCCTGGAAGGGCTGAAGCTTGCAGGGCGTATGGATCTGGTAGGTTACGGGCCGAAATGTCTGATCCGTCCCATCCGTGAGAAACAGGAGAAAAAGAACGGAAATGATCGAAGAAATCAGAACAGGAAAACCATTCGAAATGTACACAAGAAGAACCCTAAAGGAGGGCGCAGATGA
- a CDS encoding RluA family pseudouridine synthase: protein MKEFIIEENEAGQRFDKYLAKLLREAPKSFFYKMLRKKNITLNGKKATGNEKLQKGDAVKLFLSDETFGKFAGNTQVERAYCQLDIIYEDKDIVVINKPAGMLSQPADDGTPSLVEYLIGYLLQKGDLTEEQLQTFRPSVCNRLDRNTSGMVCAGKSLAGLQFLSEIFHDRTLHKYYLCLVKGKIEKKSHIKGWLHKDQKTNKVTVSREKIPDSLAIETGYRPLGNNGRVTLLEVELLTGRTHQIRAHLSSIEHPLLGDGKYGDREFNRQYTGEGVKYQLLHAYKLVIPQTGQTFTAPVPELFYHIITEEHLEEAYHENLERNMGLRQDDHTGGDRCDTH from the coding sequence ATGAAAGAATTTATTATAGAAGAAAATGAAGCCGGACAGCGCTTCGACAAATACCTGGCAAAGCTTCTTCGTGAAGCACCCAAGAGCTTTTTCTACAAAATGCTCCGCAAAAAGAACATTACCCTGAACGGAAAAAAAGCTACAGGAAATGAGAAACTTCAAAAGGGGGATGCCGTTAAGCTGTTCCTGAGTGATGAAACCTTCGGGAAGTTTGCAGGAAATACCCAGGTGGAAAGGGCTTACTGTCAGCTGGATATTATTTATGAGGATAAGGATATAGTGGTGATCAACAAACCGGCAGGAATGCTTTCCCAGCCTGCGGACGATGGAACGCCATCTCTGGTAGAATATCTCATTGGATATCTGCTGCAGAAAGGTGATCTGACAGAAGAACAGCTGCAGACATTCCGTCCATCTGTGTGCAACCGTCTGGACCGCAATACCAGCGGCATGGTATGCGCGGGCAAAAGTCTGGCAGGCCTGCAGTTTCTGTCAGAAATTTTTCACGACCGCACCCTTCATAAATATTATCTGTGCCTGGTAAAAGGCAAAATAGAAAAGAAATCCCATATCAAAGGCTGGCTGCACAAGGATCAGAAAACCAACAAAGTGACAGTAAGCCGGGAGAAAATACCGGATTCCCTTGCTATAGAAACAGGCTACCGGCCTCTTGGAAATAACGGCAGGGTCACTTTGCTTGAAGTGGAGCTGCTCACAGGAAGAACCCACCAGATCCGTGCCCATTTAAGCAGTATCGAACATCCCCTGCTGGGAGACGGGAAATACGGAGACAGGGAATTTAACAGGCAGTATACAGGTGAAGGTGTGAAATATCAGCTTCTTCATGCATATAAACTTGTCATTCCCCAGACAGGGCAGACATTCACGGCACCTGTCCCGGAGCTGTTTTATCATATTATCACAGAAGAACATCTGGAGGAGGCATATCATGAAAATCTGGAGAGAAATATGGGATTACGCCAGGATGATCATACTGGTGGTGATCGTTGTGACACTCATTAA
- the lepB gene encoding signal peptidase I: protein MKIWREIWDYARMIILVVIVVTLINNIVLINAKIPSESMENTIMTGDRIFGYRLAYGLNIDLFGHEINKKFKDPQRFDIIIFKYPDDESQLFIKRIIGLPGEKVQITNGKVYINDSETPLDDSFVAEVPRGNFGPYEVPEDSYFVMGDNRNHSRDSRYWKTSNFVTYDEIVGKAVVRYYPSIKLLNNYKEKEQ from the coding sequence ATGAAAATCTGGAGAGAAATATGGGATTACGCCAGGATGATCATACTGGTGGTGATCGTTGTGACACTCATTAACAATATTGTGCTGATCAATGCAAAGATTCCCTCAGAGTCTATGGAAAATACCATTATGACCGGCGACCGCATCTTCGGTTACAGGCTTGCTTATGGCCTGAATATAGATCTTTTCGGACATGAGATCAATAAAAAGTTCAAAGATCCTCAGAGATTTGATATCATTATCTTTAAGTATCCGGATGATGAAAGCCAGCTGTTTATCAAACGTATCATCGGGCTTCCCGGGGAAAAAGTTCAGATCACAAACGGTAAAGTCTATATCAATGATTCCGAAACTCCCCTGGATGACAGTTTCGTGGCTGAAGTTCCCAGAGGAAACTTCGGACCCTATGAGGTGCCGGAAGACAGCTATTTCGTAATGGGTGACAACCGCAATCATTCCAGGGATTCCCGCTACTGGAAAACAAGTAATTTCGTAACCTATGACGAGATCGTGGGAAAGGCTGTTGTGCGGTATTATCCATCCATAAAACTGTTAAACAACTATAAAGAGAAAGAACAGTAA
- a CDS encoding Holliday junction resolvase RecU produces MATWNSRGLRGSTLEELVNRTNEQYREKGLALIQKIPTPITPVRMDKNNRHITLAYFEQKSTVDYIGAVQGIPVCFDAKECCTDTFPLANIHSHQVEFMEAFEKQGGVAFFLIFFSHENLFYYLTLRELITFWKRMEQGGRKSFRREELTAEYYLGRKGGFLVPYLEGIQKDLSHRD; encoded by the coding sequence TTGGCAACCTGGAATAGCAGAGGCCTGAGAGGTTCAACTCTGGAGGAACTGGTAAACCGGACCAATGAACAATACAGGGAAAAAGGACTGGCACTGATCCAGAAAATTCCCACACCTATCACACCGGTCCGTATGGATAAAAATAACCGTCACATCACACTGGCATATTTTGAACAGAAGAGTACGGTGGATTATATCGGAGCAGTACAGGGGATCCCTGTATGCTTCGATGCAAAAGAATGCTGCACGGATACCTTTCCTCTGGCCAATATTCATTCCCATCAGGTGGAATTTATGGAAGCCTTTGAGAAGCAGGGCGGTGTGGCATTTTTTCTTATTTTTTTCAGCCATGAGAATCTGTTTTATTATCTTACCCTGAGAGAACTGATAACTTTCTGGAAACGAATGGAACAGGGCGGCAGGAAAAGCTTCCGGAGAGAAGAACTTACAGCTGAGTACTATCTTGGCAGGAAAGGCGGCTTTTTAGTTCCGTATCTGGAAGGAATCCAGAAAGATTTAAGCCACAGGGATTGA
- the hisZ gene encoding ATP phosphoribosyltransferase regulatory subunit: MQRIFHTPEGVRDIYNGECSQKRKVQEKIHRVFHQYGYEDIETPTFEYFEVFSREVGTIPSRELYKFFDREGNTLVLRPDFTPSVSRACATYFNPDEEPVSLCYTGNTFINNSSYRGRLKETTQMGVEHIGDESADADAELLAMTVECLLAAGLTEFQVSVGQVDYFKSLLKEAELDTEAEERLRTLISQKNSFGVEEFVEEQKLKEGIARAFVEIPQMFGSADVLKKARSLTNNARALEAVARLEEIYEILKIYGYEKYVSFDFGMLSKYQYYTGIIFQAYTYGTGEPMIKGGRYNGLMKHFGKPAASIGFAIEVDNLLLALSSQKLLSEKDEKPEVILYEAQERAEAIEKARKLRAQGHSVSLRLKKEVR; the protein is encoded by the coding sequence ATGCAGCGTATTTTTCATACACCTGAAGGTGTAAGGGACATTTACAATGGCGAATGCAGCCAGAAACGGAAGGTACAGGAGAAGATCCATCGTGTTTTCCATCAGTATGGCTATGAAGATATAGAGACACCGACCTTTGAATATTTTGAGGTTTTCAGCCGTGAGGTAGGAACCATTCCTTCCAGGGAGCTGTATAAATTTTTTGACAGAGAGGGAAATACGCTGGTGTTAAGACCTGACTTTACCCCGTCTGTTTCCAGGGCCTGCGCCACTTATTTTAACCCGGACGAAGAGCCGGTGAGCCTGTGCTATACAGGAAATACCTTTATCAATAACTCTAGTTACAGAGGACGTCTGAAAGAAACCACTCAGATGGGCGTAGAACATATCGGAGATGAATCCGCAGATGCAGATGCAGAACTTCTGGCCATGACTGTGGAGTGTCTTCTGGCAGCAGGACTGACAGAGTTCCAGGTCAGTGTAGGACAGGTGGATTATTTCAAATCCCTGTTAAAAGAAGCTGAACTTGATACAGAAGCAGAAGAGAGACTCCGTACCCTGATCTCCCAGAAGAATTCCTTCGGTGTAGAGGAATTTGTGGAAGAGCAGAAATTAAAAGAAGGAATTGCCAGGGCTTTCGTGGAGATCCCGCAGATGTTTGGATCCGCAGATGTATTAAAGAAGGCCAGAAGCCTTACCAACAATGCACGTGCACTGGAAGCAGTTGCCAGACTGGAAGAGATTTATGAGATCCTGAAGATCTATGGATATGAGAAATATGTTTCTTTTGATTTCGGCATGCTGAGTAAATATCAGTATTACACAGGAATCATTTTCCAGGCATATACTTATGGTACAGGCGAGCCTATGATCAAAGGCGGACGCTATAATGGCCTGATGAAACACTTCGGGAAACCGGCGGCTTCCATCGGTTTTGCCATTGAAGTGGATAACCTTCTTCTTGCGCTGTCCAGCCAGAAACTGCTCTCTGAGAAAGATGAGAAACCGGAAGTGATCCTTTATGAAGCTCAGGAACGTGCAGAGGCTATTGAGAAGGCAAGAAAACTCCGTGCCCAGGGACACAGTGTTTCATTACGTTTGAAGAAGGAGGTCAGATAA
- the hisG gene encoding ATP phosphoribosyltransferase, whose translation MRYLTFALTKGRLANKTMEMFERAGITCEEMKDKDSRKLIFVNEELKMKFFLSKGPDVPTYVEYGAADIGIVGKDTILEEGRKLYEVMDLGFGKCKMCVCGPESAREVLENNQLIRVATKYPNIAKDYFYNRKHQTVDIIKLNGSIELAPIVGLSEVIVDIVETGSTLRENGLSVLEEVCPLSARMVVNQVSMKMENERIRKLIDDLRKVLQEGI comes from the coding sequence ATGAGATACCTGACATTTGCACTGACAAAAGGCAGACTTGCAAACAAGACAATGGAGATGTTCGAGAGAGCCGGAATCACCTGCGAAGAGATGAAAGACAAGGATTCCCGTAAGCTCATTTTCGTAAATGAAGAATTAAAGATGAAATTTTTCCTTTCAAAAGGTCCGGATGTTCCTACTTATGTAGAATACGGAGCAGCTGATATCGGAATCGTTGGAAAAGATACCATTCTGGAAGAAGGCCGTAAGCTTTATGAGGTAATGGACCTGGGTTTCGGCAAATGTAAGATGTGCGTCTGCGGACCGGAAAGTGCCAGAGAAGTTCTGGAGAATAACCAGCTTATCCGTGTAGCTACGAAATACCCGAATATTGCGAAGGATTATTTCTACAACAGAAAGCATCAGACTGTAGATATTATTAAATTAAACGGATCTATCGAACTGGCACCTATCGTAGGGCTGTCCGAAGTGATCGTGGATATTGTGGAGACAGGCAGCACACTTCGTGAAAACGGCCTGAGTGTCCTGGAAGAGGTTTGCCCGCTGTCCGCACGTATGGTAGTAAATCAGGTAAGCATGAAGATGGAGAACGAGAGGATCCGCAAGCTTATCGATGACTTAAGAAAAGTTCTGCAGGAGGGAATTTAA